A region of the Struthio camelus isolate bStrCam1 chromosome 4, bStrCam1.hap1, whole genome shotgun sequence genome:
AGGATGCTGTCTGGCTTTATTAACGCTTCTCAGCACGAATATTAGAAGCACCTCAGATCAACAGATTAGCGGTTCCGTATATTCCTTATAGTGTTTTTAATTACTGCAAGCGTATCAGTCATTGCATGTCAATGTATTTAACTTTCTATTTCACCACTTAGGATctattctcctcctcttccttgccaCATCCTCCGTTATCTTCGGTCTCCACTTGCTCTGTCAGCTGTCTAAATAGAGCCGCGTCCAAGTTGTGCTGAGTGACGCAGACGATTGCGTGCGTGTTTGGAGgccatttaaaaaccaaaaagattAATTGAAATTAGTCCctgaagcaaaactttttttttttttaaacacaaaaacagcCAGGTAGCTGTTAGAGGCTtcagatacagaaaaagaaatttaccTGTTTTACCTGTTTTCGTGATTAATACCAGTAAGTCCCTAATGCTGGTACTTCACCTTTTGGATCTGTTCTAAAGATCACAATGTCCCAGTTTAAGTCAGCAAGCCAAGCGTCACTTTGCAGTCTGATGGGGCTACTCATGTGAATGCTTAGCCCAGACTTCGTTGTTGTCGCTggtttaaaaatagattattaaTTTAgagctttgtatttaaaaacaaaccccagCCCTAAACAAAGAATGTCAGCAATTTTTCCGGAGACTCGCATTTTCAgcaatattctcttttttttcctaagtggcttaaagaaagaattaacaaTCTTACAGAAACTCTCTTTGAATTCATACCTAATATACTGCTGACTTATAGGCAGTCACAGCAGAACTGAGTGTGTAGTCATAGCATTACAGTACtttcttttaattagattttattttgctttgggtttttttttccccattgattCTCAGGCTGTTTTCACATTACACTAATCCTTCCAATTACATATCTATAATTTGTCATTCCGTGTATATTAAATTATCTTAAGCTGCATTTCAGATACTGATTCTGAACTGATtgctcaaaaggaaaaataagtttggTCTTGACCAGAAAAGCATGTAATTTCCTGCAAAGTTTTTTTTGCGGGAATAGACTGTTTGAGAATATTAGAATTTAGAATATATTTAGACTATTTTGCAGGAACAGAATATGTTTGCAAGAACAGAATATTACAGATGTTGCTCATGTTATTTTGTAGCTATTTCATTGTAAAAATGAAGGGTAGTTTCCTGTGGATTCCTGTTCAGTATTATGAATAAAGGAAGGAGGGAttctcttttggttttggttgtaGAAATATACTCACAGAACGTTCTTGTGTTTGTCGCAGCCTTGTTTCGGATAGATGAAATTAACTGTTTCATAGACTGTTCTGTCTCTTGCCAGCTTCTTTCTCAGAGAAATACAGAATGCTTAAAAACCGAAAAGGAGGGATCACTCTGTGGACGTACCACTTTGTTTGTCGTctttttactgatggatttaatgTTGTTAATACAGCAGGGAGATGACTGAGAGGAGAAGCAGTACTACTTACAAAGGAGCACTGTAGAAAAACAGGACCGAACTTAGCTGGAACTATTTTTTCGTCTGTCGTGTTTATAACAAACATTGTTCTGGCTGTACAATGGTAGGAGAAATGGCCCCTTCTTCGAAGGGGGTGGTGCCACAGTAGATGGGTGGGGAAAGGGAGTCGAGATCTCCTTTTAGAATAAATGGATAAACCCCGGCTGGAGGCAGCTCCGAGCTGCGGAGGCAGGTGGATGCCCTTGCCTGGCGCAGCGGGAGCGTGTCTGCCACGACAGGCAGGGCTCATGGCGGGGAAGGGGGCACTGGGGTCCGCAGcctccttcctcccgcccccGGAAAATCTCTGCCCGGAAAAATCACTGAGTTGGAGTGAAGTCCCAGCTTTTCTACCTTATCCAACCTTGGTCGATTTATTCTCTCTCTCCGAATATACTCCCCCTTTCCTATAGGATGGGGATAACCACACTGAGCAAACAGCTTCAAAATATAGGTATGAAAATACTATATAAATGTGCCAAGTAGTAGTACTGTATTTCAAGTGACCTTTTGGTCTGAAACTTTGccaaagggaggggaaaggaagccaCCGTTGAATCAAGTTCTGCTCAGAGATCCTGCAAACAGATGGTGTTTGCGCATAGGATATGCTATTTGAGGGTAACTTTACTACAACgctcttcatttttaataatttcaggCGGGCTAAGCTCCGGCTATATTTGGAACAGCTAAAACAGCTTGTGCCTCTTGGGCCAGACAGCACCAGACACACCACTCTAAGTCTGTTGAAAAGGGCTAAGATGCATATCAAGGTAAAAATacccatatttttatttcttttaaagcagaatcTTCCAGAATGTGTATCCATTGAGAGGAAACTATTTCTCACACAGAGTCCATGTCCATATGTCCCGTCTTCTGGAGACAGTGGCCTTTATTAAGTGCGAGTATTTCAGGCCCAGTATCAAGTTTGAGAGTTTTGAAATTTACCTTGCAGTCTCATATATAAAAAATGTTGGTGATTTCTGCTTAGTTCATGGGTTACattatattttacaaaaataatgtATAAGTATCATGGCTGTTatttgatttatatatttatttttaaaagactgagcAAACTAGCATTGTCCTGCATTGATTTCGAAGTAAAAAGGCAGATCTATTCACAGTCGAAATAACTAATGGAGTCAAAGGGATTATAGCTATTAGTTAGTGTTCCCCCATCCCATGTCTTGATGATTAGATCTCGGAGCGTTTTACAATCATTTAAAAGAAAccaaacataaaatgaaatatccTAATAGCTGCCACTTGCCTTGCATGTTTCATTCATGTAGCATCGAGCCAcgagtttaaaaaaaggaaacgaccagccaaacaaaaaagccctccaAACCTCACCTTGATGCAGCAACGGTAGGGGTTGCACAGGTAGTACAAAGGGAATTTACCCCCAGGCCTCCTCTCTCCTTAAGATAACTTTGCTCCCATTTTCATTCTGTAGTTTTCAGGGGAGGGGGTTATGTATGGAAATAGGACAACTGAGTactgaaatgtaaaaattaaaaaaaaaagtttctgctaCAGTGTCCAGACTGTAATTATTCATCTGGCCTTTTTTCAATGTTCTAGGAAAATAGATCAAGAAAAATGAAGTGTCAAGAGAGGTTGAACACTGCCAGTAATCttggaatatttttgaaaacagccTGCTGTTGTGCAGCATGAAGTTATCATTGCAATTGCAGGAATGGTATAATTCATATGAAGCATTAGCGATGAAATTAATCAAAACCATTCTTGTCAATAAGTTTATTGAACTACTTCTTCAGCTCTTGTAAGCACATTTACTCCAGCTGGGCAACCCCTGTTTTTACCATTGGAGATTTTGGCCTCTGGTTTATAATTCAGGCTAACATGCATGAAAGGCACTGCATGTGGTTTTTGTCTTGGGCTGCCCCCCTATCACGGGCTTAAGCATACAAATCGAAAAACTGTTTTTACAAGTGGAAAGTGGGAGAGATGAGCCATGTAGTTACCATTTCAactcctgattaaaaaaaaattaaaaaggagaaaaaaaaggaatagattgTCTCTCAGAGTCCATTATGCACCGTACCAAGTActtaatttctgaaaaacaaaactagagtttagttttgtttttaagtttttaactGAACCTACCCTGACTGTACTGCTGCTTAATTGCTTCTCTTCGTCAGGTCTCGAGGCCTTCCAGATAGCTAGCTTCAGGGTTGGGACTGCTACCACCCCTGCGCTGCCAGAGCATGCTAATGCCTGCCCTCCGTTTCTAAAACAGACGAGTCACCTTAATTAGATTTGAACTTTTCACACACGCCCCCATATACTGAAACTTGCCCTGAATGATTGGACAGTGTTCAGTCTCCTGAATGTGAATCATTGAGCTCATTCCTAAAATAGTTGTTAGAGTTGGCATTGtagccaggagaaaaaaaaaaaaaaaggagaaggaaatctgATCAATTGGGCATATTTGGTTTGTTGTGAATATGGCTGTACCAACCCCTTTTCTTATTATAACATTGGGTATCTATGTACGGTGCATATCTAACTGATGTATTGCCTTGGAGAGGGCTTAAAATGAGGCTACAGAACTTAGTTTTCATTCAGCCAGGAAACTGCCCAGTTCAATAACGCCGATTATTTTTCACAagataaatatttcagctttccGGGTTGCACTGGAACAGCCAAATCTTTGCTGGTAGCTTGCCCTACACCGTCCCACCCCTCTCCCCTCCAGAAAGCCAAGCCCAGGTTCTTTCAGACAGTAGGGAGGAGATGGCAGCAACTGCATTCACTGCCAGTGAATCTCTTGAAACTCAGGGGACATGTAAACACAGCTCAAAGCGAAATTTGGTCTTTCTTAGGAGCCTTTACTGCTAGAACCTGTAATTTACTGAATCagaccaaaaaaaccctgtttgTTTTACTAAAAGGGTTTTTGATTTTTACTTCTTGTTTTTTGAACCCAGGATTCATTTAGATTATGCTTTCTTCCCAGTGATATAGACACTTTCTGAAAATGGCTGTCAGTGATTTGGAAAAGGGTTCGGCTGAAATCTTAAAAGCTATTATTTCTGTTACCTTTGTTTCAACAGTGCGGCACATTTTATAGGGAATGCAGTATTCTTTTTGTATCCAAAATTAATACCTTCTTTAATTAAGGCTGCAGGAGAAATCTCAGGCAGATAGTGCAAGGATCCTTTCACAGGCTATTTACTGTGAGATTTTGAATTAATACCACTGATTTTGTAGGAGGTTGTCATAGAATCACTACATTCACTGCAGAGAAATTTTtaggagagaaaaatacaagaataaaGAAAACTGTTAGTAAACACTTTCTGCTTTAGGTATGGTTAATGAAGCACTTTAAATGGTAAAAATATCTACAGCCTGTGGTATGAGGGAGGGCATTCACGAGACTCCTAATTGTTTCTTTATGGTGATGTCTCTTACTTCACCCTAAGAAGCTTTACATTCTGACTGAAACGTGAGCTGTTTTTATTTATCAAGGATGATGCCACTTCTGCCTGGtaaaatgatttaaatattcTCCCGAACCAAGGCTAGAGTAATTTGGTCTTAGCTGAGGAACTGTTACTAATGGCAAAACAATCGCTAATGGATTCCTTTTTTCTGTATCTCTGTATTTTGTGATGAGGCAAATTCAGTCGTGACTGAGCCAGCTTAAATTCTACCGAATTCCGTAGAAGTGTATCAATGAAGATTTTGCCTGATCATCAACTCCTGCTTTAAAATTACTATTTATGAAAAGATCTTACGTTACTTATGTTTTAACATCAGTAAAAACTGTTGGCTTATTAATTTTCTCTCCCTTTAAGAAATTGGAAGAACAGGACCGAAAAGCTCTAAATATTAAAGAACAATTACAGCGGGAACACCGCTACCTCAAACGCAGATTGGAACAGCTATCCGTGCAGGGCATGGAGCGTATCCGCACTGACAGTATGGGATCAACAATATCCACTGATTCTGAACAAGGTAATTGAACAAGGACTTCCAAGAGGGAGTTgcaagagcaggaaggaaaagggaagcagggaaccaagaaaatacataaatattatttAGAACTGAAGTCAAGCTTTCAACAGGACCCAGACAAAATTGTTCCATGATGCAATCTGCAGAATAAAAACCTACTGCATCGTTTTTCGTATTCTTTGCAAAACGTTCTTTTTCTGATCAGTTTTGATTTCTGTGCAGCTATTTATACTGCATGTGTTTTTGCCAGTTTTCTAAACAATTACCATTTCATGTTCAGAATTCTTAGGACAATATTttcctcttgggaaaaaaaaatgttgtcttaATTTATTTGTGTGAATAAATTAATTCCACACTATTTATTgtgaaattttcaaatattttctgtataatGATCACCAAGACTTTTCTATATTTGGTTCCCATTTAACACGGAGCTTTTCAAGCTCCCTGTCaccatttcatattttatttgcagtttttCTGTGACTGCAAACTCGCACGTGCTGATTTTTTCAGGGTCTGTGGGAGATGAGTTGTCAGTCCCGGTGCAATTGTTACTGGACAGATGGCTGCACCACAGTTGCTACTAGCGGGCACCTGTATAGACTGGAATTATCATGACCTCTGCTACAGTTTTAtagctttggtttttttgtttttttgtttttttttttaagatcagagACTATGTACAGGTTGGAACAGTTCTGGGATAGCATTTGGTGTTGATGTCATGCTGTATATTTATGTGCATGAGGACAGAAGGGATTTTCATTCTCAAGTGGACAAAAGGAATTACTGCTCCatgttttattatttaagaaaatgaagtatGATTCAGGGTTCATCTGAATTTTGATCTACCCAGGCAATGCTGGCCCCTGATAACTTGCTATAACCacttaatttctgaaaatgtCCCTTCTTATGTTTTATTTAGAAGTAGACATTGAAGGAATGGAGTATACGCCAGGTGAAATGGACAGTATTGGAAGTGCCAGTGATGCTGAAGACCACTACAGTTTGCAAAGTGGTTCGAGTGATGGAGGTTACACACATTCCCGCAGACTGAATGCCAGGCTCTCATAGTGCCTGAGTTACCACTTCAACTCAGGACCATCTGACTGAAGCACTTATATACGAAAATTCCAGAGGTGTCAACTGCCACTCTTCCAGGAAACCCCAACCACAGTACTCTGAAATGGAGGTTTCTTACCCACGGTTCCCTGCACTGTAACCACAATATTAGATATTGTAAATCATGGGTTTGCTGCAGAGAACTGTGGCTAGGTACAGTTGTGACTTAAAGCTAGCTTGATGTAGCCATActgcaaattaaagaaaataaagtacaTCATTCCATTCAAGAAGTATTAAATTCAAACTGTTGGAAGCATATGATGGCATAAGGAAGTCTTGGCAATTCTTTGATTTTGCAGAAACCATTTTCAGACATCGAAGAATAAATGGAATCTACAATGTGGTTAGTGATTCAAAGATATAAAAACTAAAACTACTTATTTTCGTggtattttttcatgaaaaaaaacattttgagcgCTGTATAGCGGGCTGTATAGTATAAATTCTTTCAGCAGTTGTTGTTTGAGTGAAACAGGCAGATAAATCTTCAAATCTCAGATGATCTTTAGAAAAGGTCATATTTACAAGTCACTACTGTACTTCAAAATGGGGGAAAAGCCAGCTCTAATAATGACTTCATGTGAGATGATCTCAACTCTCTTTCGCTTTTTTGTATTCAATATCCAACCAGTAGCAAATCGTTCTGTCCATGTTAACAGGACTAGTAGAAAGCTACACTGCAGTTTTATCCTGTTATCGTGGAATGGATGATATTTGAAGcatttcagtgtttttgtttgtttggggtttttttgttgttgtttgaagAATACAGAACTCAAGTGATCCAGATTGTGATAGTTAATCTTTCCTTGCAAGGAAATGAAATTACtgtttgcttgtatttttttttttcctatttacagaTGTCAGTACATTTTTATGGAAGGCATGGCTTAAAATTACAGTATTCAGCTAGAAgataattaatctttttttttcttttgcacactataattgcattttctattctttaaaaagtgcaaaaaaattaaaatgtatgctGTAAAACAGCAAAGTTTATTTAGTACTCATCAAGCTGTTCAGAACATATTTACCCAAATTGTAGCAATACTATGAAGATGTATTTTAATACAACTTCTGCTTAGTGAAGTCATTAGAGCTTGGCTTGCCAGGTAAGAAAAATGGACCAGTCTTTGCATTCTCTGTTTAAAGaaggtcttttaaaaaaaaaaaaaaaaagaaaaaaaagaaaaaaaagaaaaaagctataaaCACTTTTAGGGAAGTGATTTTAGCAAGTGTAGTCTATATTTCCTGTAAGAGATTTTGTATTATATTTTCCTAAATGTTCTCATTTACTTGTATAGGGAGGGGAATGGTACAGACCCAGACCAGAGTCTCAGGGACTCTTCACCTTTGTCATATTGTGCCTTGGTGACCATTTATGTATGCCTCTCCTTTTCATTGTTAAAGGACAACTAAGCTTTGTTTCCTTCAGGACTCTCTGTTTGAATGGTCAGTTGTCCACCTTCTTACAAATGAAGTAGAGAGGTGTATTTATATCTTCACcctctcacaactgattcagtcTGGCTTTAAGTAAAATCATAAAATAAGGTTTTGGTGCGAGGGTTAATTGTCTTTACATAAGCCCTCCCTTCAATTCTTCAGCACCCAGATCTCTATTTTGTTAGCTTATAAAGTCAGGGTCTCCGTGAGACCAACGTTCGGTGGCTAGGGAAACACAAATGTACTGTGTAAAGCTATGGGATGTCTAAGTGTGGTGCCATTTTTAGCGTTCAGATATAAGACCTCATGACATACTGACCATAATGATCAAAAACAAAGATTCAGTTGTTCTTTCGACATTTGACATATGTGTCCTCCCTTTGGCTCTTACAACACAGAGTAGAAATATGAATACATTTTGTGGCAGCTTACAGATCCTTGTTTGCACTCTCGCTTACTGCTTGGAACTTGCCAACAAGGAAAATGTATACTTTTAAGTTAAATAACCTAATTGATGGCCACCCCTACTTTGGCTTTGGGGAGGGGCCTAAGGTTATAAACTCTGGCAGCTGAATACGAAAACAATTAACCTTTTCTGTGATGCAGGTTTTGGTATTATGTTATATACACCTTGCATATTACTAAAATCCTCGTTGTTGGGGAAAGCACACAGCAATATACTCATTGTGTGTAGCTGACAAGCAGCAGAAATTACTAGCTCCTTTGGTGCATATGTAACTAATTTCCAAATCATGGAAAAAATTAAGAGTTTACTTTAACACACGActgttaacaggaaaaaaaaaaaaaggctagtatATTGTTGCTGTTCATTTATTATATAATGAACACATTCATGAATTGTAAAGTGTTTCCTTTCATGACAAGCAGCTCTTGCACAGAACCTCCTAATGAAAAGAGATTTGGAACTTACAGAAGGAAAGACAAGATTTTAAATTGAACATTATTGTACCTTAGGTCGAcctgaaattttccttttaaagatgaATGTGCTAACTTAATGAGTTCTTCCACGCTGGGTATCCATGGCTTTGTAGATcttatattttcaataaaaattacTCGAATAATCTTGAGTGGAAATAAAaagggtttatttgtttttactttttccagtTCCTACAGTGGGGGCTATTATCATGGTAAAGAA
Encoded here:
- the MXD4 gene encoding max dimerization protein 4 isoform X2, with amino-acid sequence MELNSLLILLEAAEYLERRDRAFLQRRKKMHGKNILPLMLTLSLEAEHGYASVLPFDSDYSRKKTKAGTMARKSQNNRSSHNELEKHRRAKLRLYLEQLKQLVPLGPDSTRHTTLSLLKRAKMHIKKLEEQDRKALNIKEQLQREHRYLKRRLEQLSVQGMERIRTDSMGSTISTDSEQEVDIEGMEYTPGEMDSIGSASDAEDHYSLQSGSSDGGYTHSRRLNARLS
- the MXD4 gene encoding max dimerization protein 4 isoform X4, encoding MELNSLLILLEAAEYLERRDRAEHGYASVLPFDSDYSRKKTKAGTMARKSQNNRSSHNELEKHRRAKLRLYLEQLKQLVPLGPDSTRHTTLSLLKRAKMHIKKLEEQDRKALNIKEQLQREHRYLKRRLEQLSVQGMERIRTDSMGSTISTDSEQEVDIEGMEYTPGEMDSIGSASDAEDHYSLQSGSSDGGYTHSRRLNARLS